The proteins below are encoded in one region of Manis javanica isolate MJ-LG chromosome 8, MJ_LKY, whole genome shotgun sequence:
- the POLR2M gene encoding protein GRINL1A → MSSLPRGFEPQTPEDLGLQNLAELQEMLKRQERLLRNEKFICKLPDKGKKVLGSVVKLKAAIAEREEARVKSELFHPISIDCKLRQKAIAVIDVDTDKAQNSDQILDTSSLVPSCSSIDTIKLCKATSQQQGLVHPIHKGDEEAPDVEYTVNKCPASSSGTSAPSSSEASERLPQHRVSSQAEDNSSNSDHLFIDRSQRITVADPDEHHSQENTGTEKETGFGSGTQKKPHYMQVLEIRAQNPVPPPHKFKTNILPSQQKDSFSHWQRGGPPVSSAERRHRDKKHLDDITAARLLPLHHLPAQLLSIEDSLALQKQQKQNYEEMQAKLAAQKLAERLNIKMQSYAPEGETWRKYREVRDEDDDPSSDDEF, encoded by the exons ATGTCCTCGCTGCCCCGCGGCTTCGAGCCCCAAACTCCCGAGGACTTGGGGCTGCAGAATTTGGCGGAGCTGCAGGAGATGTTGAAGCGCCAGGAGAGACTTTTGCGCAACGA AAAATTCATTTGCAAATTGCCCGACAAAGGTAAAAAGGTCTTAGGCTCTGTTGTCAAACTGAAAGCTGCCATTGCAGAACGTGAAGAAGCTAGAGTAAAAAGTGAACTGTTTCATCCTATTAGTATAGACTGTAAGCTAAGGCAAAAAGCAATTGCAGTTATTGATGTGGACACGGATAAGGCCCAGAATTCTGACCAGATACTTGATACTTCATCACTAGTTCCCAGCTGTTCCTCCATAGATACCATCAAGTTATGTAAAGCAACTTCGCAACAACAGGGACTTGTACATCCTATTCACAAAGGCGATGAAGAGGCTCCAGACGTTGAGTACACAGTGAACAAGTGTCCAGCTTCCAGCAGCGGAACCAGTGCGCCTTCCTCATCTGAAGCCAGTGAGCGTCTCCCTCAGCATCGTGTTTCAAGTCAAGCAGAAGATAATTCTAGCAACTCTGACCACCTGTTTATTGATAGGTCACAAAGGATCACAGTTGCGGACCCAGATGAGCACCACTCACAAGAAAATACTGGtactgagaaagagacaggcttTGGTAGTGGGACACAGAAGAAACCTCATTACATGCAAGTGCTAGAAATTCGAGCCCAAAACCCTGTGCCCCCACCACATAAATTTAAAACCAACAT ATTACCTTCACAACAAAAGGATTCATTCAGTCATTGGCAGAGAGGAGGGCCCCCCGTTTCCTCAGCAGAAAGACGGCACAGGGATAAGAAGCATCTTGATGACATCACAGCAGCTCGGCTTCTGCCGCTTCAccatctgcctgcacagctgctctCCATAGAAGACTCTTTGGCACTTCAGAAACAGCAGAAACAGAATTATGAG gagATGCAAGCCAAGCTCGCAGCACAAAAATTAGCAGAAAGACTGAATATTAAAATGCAGAGCTATGCTCCAGAAGGGGAGACTTGGAGGAAATACCGAGAAGTAAGGGATGAAGATGATGATCCGTCCTCCGACGATGAATTCTGA